The following DNA comes from Acidobacteriota bacterium.
GGTCGAGGACGGCCCCGAGGCTCGGGGCGTCGACCCGGCCGACGGCCGGGTCGACGAGGCCCGCCCGGTCGAGTTCGCCCAGGATGGCCATGATCCCTCCCGCGCGGCTGACATCCTCGAGGTGGTAGGAGGAACTGGGCGCCACCTTGCACAGGACCGGGATCCGGCGCGAAAGCGCATCGATGTCGGCGAGGGTGAAATCGACCTCCGCGGCCCGGGCGACGGCCAGGAGGTGGAGCACGGTGTTGGTCGACCCCCCCATGGCGATATCCAGGGCCATCGCGTTCAAAAACGCCTGCCGAGTCGCGATCGAACGCGGGAGGACCGAGGTATCCCCGTCCCCGTAGTAGGCCTCGGCCATCTCGACGATGCGCCGGGCTCCCTGCTCGAACAGCCCCATCCGGTTTCGGTGGGTGGCCACCAGGGTGCCGTTGCCCGGAAGCGCCAGGCCGAGCGCCTCGGTGAGGCAGTTCATGGAATTGGCCGTGAACATGCCCGAACAGGACCCGCAGGTGGGACAGGCGACGGTTTCCAGCTCGGCCACCTCCCGGTCGGGAACGGCCGGGTCGGCCGCCATCACCATGGCGTCGATCAGGTCGTAGCGCCGGTCCCCCATCACCCCCGCCTCCATGGGGCCGCCGGAGACGAAGATGGCGGGGATGTTGAGCCGCATCGCCGCCATCAGCATGCCGGGGGTGATCTTGTCGCAATTCGTGATGCAGATCATGGCGTCGGCCGTGTGGGCGTTCACCATGTATTCGACGCTGTCGGCGATCAGTTCCCTCGAGGGGAGGGAGTAGAGCATGCCCCCGTGCCCCATGGCGATCCCGTCATCGATGGCGATGGTGTTGAATTCGGCGGCAAAGCACCCCTGGGCCTCGATGATGCCCTTGACCCGCTGCCCGATTTCGTGGAGGTGGACATGGCCGGGGACGAACTGGGTGAAGGAGTTGACGACGGCGATGACGGGCCTGCCGATCTGCTCCTCGCGCATGCCGTTGGCGCGCCAGAGGCTGCGGGCTCCCGCCATTCTTCTCCCCTCCGTGGACGTCGCGCTTCTGAGTCTGATTGCCATGATGGTCCTTTCTCCCCGGCGGCCGGCCGGGCGGTTACGGTTCCCCGTCGCCCGCGTGCGCCAGGGTCTTGACGATGAAGAGGGCGAAGACCGCCAGCAGCATCCCAAGGAGGAACCGGTCGTCCCCGGTCCTCACGGGCAAAAACGCGTACAGGGCGATCCCGATCAGCACGGCGTAGCACGCCAGGGCCGCGATCACCCGGCGGCGGGATCCCCTCATCCGCCGCGACGGCCGGTCACTTTCGGGCATCGTCCAGGCTTTCCGCGGTCAGCGACGCGATATCGATGACACGCATGCTCTCGTCGACATTGAGCAGCTTCAGCGAATCCCCGAGCATGTGCATGCAGTAGGCGCAGCCGGTCACGATCGTATCCGCACCCGCTTCATGCGCCTGCCGGACGCGCAGGTTGTTGATCCGCTCCCCCCGCTTCAGGTCCATGAAATAATGCCCTCCCCCCGCGCCGCAGCAGAGGCTCTTTTCGCGCCTGTTTTTCATTTCGGCGAGCTCCGCGCCCGGGATCGCCCGGAGCAC
Coding sequences within:
- the ilvD gene encoding dihydroxy-acid dehydratase, whose amino-acid sequence is MAIRLRSATSTEGRRMAGARSLWRANGMREEQIGRPVIAVVNSFTQFVPGHVHLHEIGQRVKGIIEAQGCFAAEFNTIAIDDGIAMGHGGMLYSLPSRELIADSVEYMVNAHTADAMICITNCDKITPGMLMAAMRLNIPAIFVSGGPMEAGVMGDRRYDLIDAMVMAADPAVPDREVAELETVACPTCGSCSGMFTANSMNCLTEALGLALPGNGTLVATHRNRMGLFEQGARRIVEMAEAYYGDGDTSVLPRSIATRQAFLNAMALDIAMGGSTNTVLHLLAVARAAEVDFTLADIDALSRRIPVLCKVAPSSSYHLEDVSRAGGIMAILGELDRAGLVDPAVGRVDAPSLGAVLDRYDIARPTAGDEARTLYLSAPGARGRNLVLASQDNAYPELDLDRENGCIRDTEHSYSRDGGLAVLTGNLAPSGCIVKTAGVDPSIYRFTGTARVYDSQEAACEGILGGEVQAGNVVVIRYEGPRGGPGMQEMLYPTSYIKSRHLGTECALITDGRFSGGTSGLSIGHVSPEAASGGAIALVRDGDTIAVDIPARTIEVRVGEGELEARRREELARGKAAFKPRRDRKVSEALRAYALFAASADQGAVRVLPGEDGD